The sequence below is a genomic window from Rhizobium sp. NXC14.
TACGGTGTCATGCGCATGCAGGTGGGTCTGGGCAGCGCCGTCGGCGTGGTGCTCTTCATCATCTGCGTGACACTCGCCTTCGGTTACAAAAGGATCTTCATGCGCCATGACTGATATGAGCTCTTCCATCCGCATGAGGACATCCACCCGCATCTATCTCTACGTGTCGCTGAGTCTGATCGCGGCGATCGTGCTGGTGCCGCTGCTGACGACGGCGCTCGGCGGCTTCAAGACCCTGGGCGACCTGCGCACCAATCCCTTCGGCCTGCCGACGGAATGGCAATGGGCGAATTACACTGACATTCTCTTGGGTGAGCGCTACTGGCTGCAGATCGGCAATTCGCTTGTCATCGCAGCACTGACCGTGCTCTTGACGCTGATCGTCTCCTCGATGGCGGCCTTCGCCTTTGCCCATGTGCGCTTCTTCGGATCGTCCTTCCTGCTCAACTATTTCCTGCTCGGGCTGATGTTTCCGGCCGCGACCGCGATCCTGCCGCTGTTCATCCGCATCCGCGACCTCGGCCTGCTGAACACCTACTGGGGCGTGGTTCTGCCGCAGGTCGCCTTCGGCCTCGGCATGAGCATCCTTCTGTTCAGGAACTATTTCCGCAACCTTCCGGAGGAGTTGTTCCAGGCGGCCTTTGTCGACGGCTGCGGTTATATGAGGTTCTTCTGGCATATCTCGCTGCCGCTCTCCCGTCCGATCGTCGCCACCGTCAGCATTATCTCCTTCGTCGGCAGCTGGAACAGCTACATCCTGCCGCTGATCATGCTGAACTCGGAATCCAAATATCCCTGGCCGCTCGGCATCATGGTCTATCGCGGTGAATTCGGCACGGAGTGGCAGCTGGTGCTGGCCTTCATCACCCTCACGATCCTTCCCACGATCATCGTTTTCTTTGTCGCCCAGAGACATATCATCGCCGGATTGACTGCCGGCGCCGTGAAGTCCTGAGCCGAACCGTTGGAGTTGCATCAATGGCATCCGTTGAACTGAAAGATGTAAACAAGGCCTACGGCGCCGTCGACGTCATCCACGGCATTTCGCTTCATATCGAGGATGGCGAATTCGTCGCGCTCGTCGGCCCGTCCGGCTGTGGGAAGTCGACGCTGCTGCGAATGATCGCCGGTCTCGAGGAAATCACCGACGGCGAGATTGCCATCGGCGGCAATGTCGTCAACGCCATGACGCCGCGCGAGCGCAACATCGCCATGGTCTTCCAGTCCTATGCGCTTTATCCGCACATGACGGTCGCCGAAAACATGGGCTTCAATCTGAGGCTCGCCGGCGTTGCCAAGCCGGAGATCGAGGCCCGCGTCGCTGAAGCGGCCCGCATGCTCGACCTCGCCAAACTGCTCGACCGCAAGCCGGCGCAGCTTTCCGGCGGCCAGCGCCAGCGCGTCGCTATGGGCCGTGCCATCGTGCGCGATCCGGCCGTCTTCCTGTTCGACGAGCCCTTGTCCAACCTCGATGCGAAACTGCGCGTGCAGATGCGCTCGGAGATCAAGACGCTGCACCAGAAGGTCCGGACGACCTCGATCTATGTCACCCACGACCAGATCGAGGCAATGACGCTGGCCGACCGCATCGTCGTGCTCAACCAGGGCAAGGTGGAGCAGCAGGGAACACCGCTCGAACTTTACAAGAAGCCGGCCAACCTTTTCGTCGCCGCCTTCATCGGTTCGCCAGCGATGAATATGCTCGACGGCACGGTGGATGGCGAAAACGGTGAACCGGCTGCTCGTCTCGACGACGGCACTGCGATCCGCATCGCGCCCGACCGAAAGGTCAGGCGCGGCCAGGCCGTCACTATCGGCCTGCGCCCCGAGCATCTCGTTCCCGGCCTGTCGGCCGGCACACCGCTCGCCGGCCGCACGATGCTGGTGGAACCCACAGGCGCCCAGACCCATGTAGTCTTCGATCTTGCCGGACAACAGGTGACGGCGATCGTCGACGGCGAATACCCCGCCCGCTACGGCGCCGTATTCGAGGCGAGCATCGCCAGCGACCAGGTGCATATTTTCGACCGCGGCACTGGTGTGGCGCTGTAGGCGAGGGCGGTTAGGGCGGCAATATTTTCAGCCCAGGAGATTTGCCGAGATCAGCCCCTTATCCTAGCTTTCTGCAGTAAACGGGGCGAGGGGACGTGCGCAAACGTGACGATGAACGGAGAGGGCGCGGCACAATCTCTTCTCCCCAGCGGGGAGAAGAGGGAATCGAGAGGCTGCGGCATACCCTTTCCCAAGCCTCGGGTCCAGAATACGCCCTCAAGCACCAACCTATTATTCCGCCGCGATCCGTTCGACGCCGTTCGCCTCGACGATCTTCGCCAGCATCGCTAGTTCTTCCGGGGTGAGATCCGTCAGCGGCGGGCGAACCGGGCCGGGGTTTTGGCCGAGAACGCGGAGCCCGGCCTTGATGATCGAGACGGCATAGCCCTTCTTGCGATTGCGCAATGCGACGAAGGGGAAGAAGAAGCTCTTCAGGATCTCGTTGACGGTCGGCTGGTCGCCGCTGCGCAACGCGCCATAGAAGCGCTGGGCGAGCGCCGGGACGAAATTGAAGACTGCCGAGGAATAGGTGGTCACGCCGGCGGCGAAATAGGCCTGGGCATAGACCTCGTGGGTCGGCATGCCGCCGACATAGACGAGTCGGTCGCCGAGCCGCGTGGTGATCTCGATGACCTTGTCGACATCGCCGACACCGTCCTTGAAACCAATCAGGGTTGGGCATTCCTCGGCAAGCCGCGCAATGCTGTCGGCAGTCAGGATGGCGTTGTCGCGGTTGTAGACGATGACGCCGATGCCGACCGATTGGCAGACCGCCTTGACGTGGGCGATGAGACCCGCCTGCTCGGCAAACATCAGATAGGGCGGCAGAAGCAGCAATCCGTCCGCGCCGGATTTCTCGGCCGCCTGTGCGATCTCGATCGCGAGCGACGTGCCGTAGCCGGTCCCCGAGATGATCGGCGTCTTGCCGGCCGAGGCCTTTGCGGCTTTGACGACCTGCGGAATCTCGCTCGGATTGAGGGAGAAGAATTCGCCCGTGCCGCCGGCGGCAAAGAGGGCGGCGGCGTCGTAGCCGGCAAGCCATTCGACATGACGGCGGTATTTTGCTTCGTCGAATTTGAGTTCATCGTTGAAATGCGTCACCGGAAACGACAGCAGGCCGCTGCCGACAGCCTTCTTCAATTCGA
It includes:
- a CDS encoding carbohydrate ABC transporter permease; amino-acid sequence: MTDMSSSIRMRTSTRIYLYVSLSLIAAIVLVPLLTTALGGFKTLGDLRTNPFGLPTEWQWANYTDILLGERYWLQIGNSLVIAALTVLLTLIVSSMAAFAFAHVRFFGSSFLLNYFLLGLMFPAATAILPLFIRIRDLGLLNTYWGVVLPQVAFGLGMSILLFRNYFRNLPEELFQAAFVDGCGYMRFFWHISLPLSRPIVATVSIISFVGSWNSYILPLIMLNSESKYPWPLGIMVYRGEFGTEWQLVLAFITLTILPTIIVFFVAQRHIIAGLTAGAVKS
- the ugpC gene encoding sn-glycerol-3-phosphate ABC transporter ATP-binding protein UgpC translates to MASVELKDVNKAYGAVDVIHGISLHIEDGEFVALVGPSGCGKSTLLRMIAGLEEITDGEIAIGGNVVNAMTPRERNIAMVFQSYALYPHMTVAENMGFNLRLAGVAKPEIEARVAEAARMLDLAKLLDRKPAQLSGGQRQRVAMGRAIVRDPAVFLFDEPLSNLDAKLRVQMRSEIKTLHQKVRTTSIYVTHDQIEAMTLADRIVVLNQGKVEQQGTPLELYKKPANLFVAAFIGSPAMNMLDGTVDGENGEPAARLDDGTAIRIAPDRKVRRGQAVTIGLRPEHLVPGLSAGTPLAGRTMLVEPTGAQTHVVFDLAGQQVTAIVDGEYPARYGAVFEASIASDQVHIFDRGTGVAL
- the kdgD gene encoding 5-dehydro-4-deoxyglucarate dehydratase yields the protein MMNPIELKKAVGSGLLSFPVTHFNDELKFDEAKYRRHVEWLAGYDAAALFAAGGTGEFFSLNPSEIPQVVKAAKASAGKTPIISGTGYGTSLAIEIAQAAEKSGADGLLLLPPYLMFAEQAGLIAHVKAVCQSVGIGVIVYNRDNAILTADSIARLAEECPTLIGFKDGVGDVDKVIEITTRLGDRLVYVGGMPTHEVYAQAYFAAGVTTYSSAVFNFVPALAQRFYGALRSGDQPTVNEILKSFFFPFVALRNRKKGYAVSIIKAGLRVLGQNPGPVRPPLTDLTPEELAMLAKIVEANGVERIAAE